A segment of the Agrobacterium tumefaciens genome:
CGATAAGGCCGGCCAGCGGCAAGGTTATGTTGAGATCCGTCGCAACCGTCGGCAACAACCCGACGATCACGAATTCTGTAGTACCGATCGCATAGGCCGCGATCGTCAAAGCAAAAATAGCCAAAGGCATGACGAATTCCCTTCCCTCGACCGATATCGAGAGCGCTGAAGACAGCCGCGCTGTCTGTTGGAACGATTGATGGGCGCAATATGAGGGAAGAGGACTTGCGTGATAATCAGCAAGAATGGATAAATACCTTGGAATTCAATTCATAGGTGAACAGTCATGGACAATCGCGCTGGGGAAATGGAAGTCTTTGCGACAGCCGCAGAGCTGGGAAGCTTCTCCTCAGCCGGACGCAGACTTGGGCTTTCTCCTTCTGCCGTCAGCAAACTCGTCACACGCATCGAAGACCGGCTTGGCACACGCCTGCTTCAGCGCTCGACGCGCCTTGTGACCCTGACACCGGAGGGCGAAATCTATCTCGGCAGAGCAAGGCGCATTCTGGCCGACATAAGAGAGACGGAGCAGATCGTCGCAAACGGTGGCAAGGTGGTGCCTCGTGGCCTTTTGCGGGTGAATGCTACGCTGGGCTTTGGCGAACGCTATCTGTTGCCGCTCGCACCGGAGTTTCTCTCGCTTTATCCTGAGGTGGAACTGGATATTTCGCTGACGGATGGTGTCATCAGCCTGATCGAAGAGCGGACCGATATTGCGATACGCTCAGGTGCGATGGAGGACTCTGCACTCAAGGCCAGAAAACTCCTGGAGGTCCGACGGATGATCGTCGCCTCCCCCGCCTATCTCGAAAAATATGGCGCACCGGCAAAGCCACAGGATCTGGCCCGCCATAACTGCTTCAGCTTCAACTTCAATCGCAACCTTAACGAATGGCCGTTCAGAAACCCCGACACGGATGAGGTTTATCGACTGCCTGTTTCCGGCAACGCATCGGTCAACAGTGGCATGGCTATGCGCCGCCTCTGCCTCTCGGGCTTTGGCCTTGGAAGGGTTGGAGAATTCCACGTGCGACCGGATATCGATGCTGGACTGCTGGTACCTGTTCTCGAAGACTATAATCCGCAGGACCTTGAAGTTATCCATGCGGTCTACGCTGGCCACGAGCACCTAGCTGCGCGCGTACGTGCTTTCATCGATTTTGTTGCGGATAAGGTCGCGGCGTAGTCAGATCAGATGTTGTTGTGAACCAGCTTTGCCAACCAGTCGACAAAAACGCGAACCTTGTTTGTGACATGTCGGGTTTGCGGGTAGACGACGTAGATCGGCATTGCCTCACAACGCCACTCTGGGAAGACCCGCACCAGTTCACCCTTTTCCAAAGCCTCCTTGACCATGAAAAGAGGAAGCTGGATCACGCCCATGCCCGCCAGTGCAGCGTTAAGATAGCTTCTGCTGTCGTTGACCGACACCACGTAACGCGGCGTCAATTCGACGCTACGGACACCGTTATCCAGTGACATCGGCATGATCTGGCCGGTCGTGGCATTCAGGTAACCGACCGAATAATGATCGTTTTCAAGATCCTCCGGCGTCTGCGGCATGCCGAAATTTTCGATGTAGAACGGGGCAGCAAAGGTCTCGAATTTGAGCTCGCCTACTTTTCTGGCAATCAGGGACTGGTCGCGTAGCGTTCCCACCCGAAGCGCGCAGTCGACGTTTTCGGCAAGGTAATCGACGAGGCGATCACCGACGCCAAGATCGATGCGAATATGTGGGTAACGCTGATAAAAATCGCACAGATTCGGAATAACCAGAAGATCTGCGAAGACACCTGCCATTTCTACCCGCAAGCGCCCGGACGGTTGCACCTGCGCACTGGACATGCTTCCATC
Coding sequences within it:
- a CDS encoding LysR family transcriptional regulator, with the translated sequence MDQLSAMRVFTRVVETGNFSRAATALSMPKTTVTNMVQALEAHLQTTLLNRTTRRVMLTTDGALYYERAAQILSEIEELDGSMSSAQVQPSGRLRVEMAGVFADLLVIPNLCDFYQRYPHIRIDLGVGDRLVDYLAENVDCALRVGTLRDQSLIARKVGELKFETFAAPFYIENFGMPQTPEDLENDHYSVGYLNATTGQIMPMSLDNGVRSVELTPRYVVSVNDSRSYLNAALAGMGVIQLPLFMVKEALEKGELVRVFPEWRCEAMPIYVVYPQTRHVTNKVRVFVDWLAKLVHNNI
- a CDS encoding LysR family transcriptional regulator; translated protein: MDNRAGEMEVFATAAELGSFSSAGRRLGLSPSAVSKLVTRIEDRLGTRLLQRSTRLVTLTPEGEIYLGRARRILADIRETEQIVANGGKVVPRGLLRVNATLGFGERYLLPLAPEFLSLYPEVELDISLTDGVISLIEERTDIAIRSGAMEDSALKARKLLEVRRMIVASPAYLEKYGAPAKPQDLARHNCFSFNFNRNLNEWPFRNPDTDEVYRLPVSGNASVNSGMAMRRLCLSGFGLGRVGEFHVRPDIDAGLLVPVLEDYNPQDLEVIHAVYAGHEHLAARVRAFIDFVADKVAA